A genomic region of Arachis stenosperma cultivar V10309 chromosome 9, arast.V10309.gnm1.PFL2, whole genome shotgun sequence contains the following coding sequences:
- the LOC130948138 gene encoding protein SIEVE ELEMENT OCCLUSION B-like isoform X1, whose product MSNTIGSPQFRGIREKPGESHAGVPLVSTVTPHPAIPPLPANCAPPITPLNPFNVPNDDFISLNISPIHDTQAIRHDVDSLFNVLSDIVISTSTDSLDFQQVTIDLGQNKVPQVPQVALQPAYNLLSEIACQMTCHLFNTSNVHESVVGIFLKLRSYAWDAKTVIALSAFALNYGKPLRLTVAEEASPSQKENALELHLFTLATEENKPAQSGSNLTSDLVKITLKLIKEIIKLEKLFVNKSYTIKHFPTLCKDHRAVYAYWAIFSLFACANQMKREEIQYLVLLEKLNVILEEIRIQRGALKDLIWRLEAFQNPSPGIWQLLKALIYPKNVDKPDNIIANNATKELLNLDELITTEKLFLFFSGLDIDLEIITSLTWIHDYKIGKIVWVPVVEDWTLEINKERFEYLKARMPSWYVVEYFSLIKGYKPLQQVWNYQGKPIVVVADAYGNVLNQNALRPIILWGIEVFPFDYATISYFVSQQWKWFWPAAFKIHPPIQTWVTVRTTTFQSLLLLFG is encoded by the exons ATGTCAAACACAATCGGAAGCCCTCAATTCCGTGGAATAAGGGAGAAGCCAGGAGAGTCTCATGCAGGAGTTCCACTCGTATCCACTGTCACCCCTCATCCGGCAATTCCACCCCTCCCAGCCAATTGTGCTCCTCCAATAACGCCGCTGAACCCATTCAATGTGCCTAATGATGATTTCATCTCCCTCAACATCAGCCCCATCCATGACACTCAAGCAATCAGACATGATGTCGATTCTCTTTTCAATGTTCTGTCTGACATTGTTATTAGCACCTCAACCGACTCTCTTGACTTCCAG cAAGTGACCATCGATCTTGGGCAAAACAAGGTTCCTCAGGTTCCTCAAGTTGCTCTCCAGCCAGCTTACAACCTTCTCAGCGAGATTGCTTGTCAG ATGACATGCCACTTGTTTAACACATCAAATGTGCACGAGTCGGTGGTGGGAATTTTTCTGAAGCTGAGGAGTTACGCATGGGATGCTAAAACAGTGATAGCACTCTCTGCTTTTGCTTTGAACTATGGAAAGCCATTGCGACTGACAGTGGCAGAGGAAGCGAGCCCGAGCCAGAAGGAGAACGCGCTTGAGCTGCATCTGTTCACGCTTGCAACAGAAGAGAACAAGCCCGCTCAATCGGGTTCAAATCTTACAAGTGATTTGGTTAAAATTACACTGAAACTCATAAAGGAGATCATCAAATTGGAGAAGCTCTTTGTAAACAAATCATACACTATAAAGCATTTTCCAACTCTCTGCAAAGATCATCGTGCTGTTTATGCTTATTGGGCAATTTTCTCCCTTTTTGCTTGTGCTAATCAAAT GAAAAGAGAGGAGATCCAGTACTTGGTTCTTCTTGAGAAACTCAACGTTATTCTGGAGGAAATCAGAATCCAACGAG GGGCATTGAAAGATCTAATTTGGCGTTTAGAGGCCTTCCAAAATCCTTCACCAGGAATTTGGCAACTTCTCAAAGCTCTAATCTACCCCAAGAACGTTGATAAACCTGATAATATAATTGCCAACAATGCTACCAAAGAACTG CTTAACCTGGATGAACTAATAACAACAGAGAagttgtttttgttcttttctGGTCTTGACATTGACCTTGAGATAATAACGTCGCTAACATGGATTCACGATTACAAGATAGGTAAGATTGTGTGGGTGCCTGTTGTGGAAGATTGGACCCTTGAAATCAATAAGGAAAGGTTTGAGTATTTGAAGGCTAGGATGCCATCATGGTATGTGGTGGAATATTTCTCACTCATAAAAGGTTACAAACCATTGCAACAAGTGTGGAATTACCAAGGTAAACCTATTGTGGTGGTGGCTGATGCTTATGGAAATGTTTTGAACCAAAATGCACTGCGCCCGATCATTCTGTGGGGCATAGAAGTCTTCCCATTCGATTATGCTACCATCTCATATTTTGTTTCTCAACAATGGAAATGGTTTTGGCCCGCAGCATTTAAAATTCATCCTCCTATTCAAACATGGGTCACGGTAAGAACTACTACTTTTCAATCCTTGCTACTTTTATTTGGGTAG
- the LOC130948138 gene encoding protein SIEVE ELEMENT OCCLUSION B-like isoform X2 codes for MSNTIGSPQFRGIREKPGESHAGVPLVSTVTPHPAIPPLPANCAPPITPLNPFNVPNDDFISLNISPIHDTQAIRHDVDSLFNVLSDIVISTSTDSLDFQQVTIDLGQNKVPQVPQVALQPAYNLLSEIACQMTCHLFNTSNVHESVVGIFLKLRSYAWDAKTVIALSAFALNYGKPLRLTVAEEASPSQKENALELHLFTLATEENKPAQSGSNLTSDLVKITLKLIKEIIKLEKLFVNKSYTIKHFPTLCKDHRAVYAYWAIFSLFACANQMKREEIQYLVLLEKLNVILEEIRIQRGALKDLIWRLEAFQNPSPGIWQLLKALIYPKNVDKPDNIIANNATKELLNLDELITTEKLFLFFSGLDIDLEIITSLTWIHDYKIGKIVWVPVVEDWTLEINKERFEYLKARMPSWYVVEYFSLIKGYKPLQQVWNYQGKPIVVVADAYGNVLNQNALRPIILWGIEVFPFDYATISYFVSQQWKWFWPAAFKIHPPIQTWVTVFSG; via the exons ATGTCAAACACAATCGGAAGCCCTCAATTCCGTGGAATAAGGGAGAAGCCAGGAGAGTCTCATGCAGGAGTTCCACTCGTATCCACTGTCACCCCTCATCCGGCAATTCCACCCCTCCCAGCCAATTGTGCTCCTCCAATAACGCCGCTGAACCCATTCAATGTGCCTAATGATGATTTCATCTCCCTCAACATCAGCCCCATCCATGACACTCAAGCAATCAGACATGATGTCGATTCTCTTTTCAATGTTCTGTCTGACATTGTTATTAGCACCTCAACCGACTCTCTTGACTTCCAG cAAGTGACCATCGATCTTGGGCAAAACAAGGTTCCTCAGGTTCCTCAAGTTGCTCTCCAGCCAGCTTACAACCTTCTCAGCGAGATTGCTTGTCAG ATGACATGCCACTTGTTTAACACATCAAATGTGCACGAGTCGGTGGTGGGAATTTTTCTGAAGCTGAGGAGTTACGCATGGGATGCTAAAACAGTGATAGCACTCTCTGCTTTTGCTTTGAACTATGGAAAGCCATTGCGACTGACAGTGGCAGAGGAAGCGAGCCCGAGCCAGAAGGAGAACGCGCTTGAGCTGCATCTGTTCACGCTTGCAACAGAAGAGAACAAGCCCGCTCAATCGGGTTCAAATCTTACAAGTGATTTGGTTAAAATTACACTGAAACTCATAAAGGAGATCATCAAATTGGAGAAGCTCTTTGTAAACAAATCATACACTATAAAGCATTTTCCAACTCTCTGCAAAGATCATCGTGCTGTTTATGCTTATTGGGCAATTTTCTCCCTTTTTGCTTGTGCTAATCAAAT GAAAAGAGAGGAGATCCAGTACTTGGTTCTTCTTGAGAAACTCAACGTTATTCTGGAGGAAATCAGAATCCAACGAG GGGCATTGAAAGATCTAATTTGGCGTTTAGAGGCCTTCCAAAATCCTTCACCAGGAATTTGGCAACTTCTCAAAGCTCTAATCTACCCCAAGAACGTTGATAAACCTGATAATATAATTGCCAACAATGCTACCAAAGAACTG CTTAACCTGGATGAACTAATAACAACAGAGAagttgtttttgttcttttctGGTCTTGACATTGACCTTGAGATAATAACGTCGCTAACATGGATTCACGATTACAAGATAGGTAAGATTGTGTGGGTGCCTGTTGTGGAAGATTGGACCCTTGAAATCAATAAGGAAAGGTTTGAGTATTTGAAGGCTAGGATGCCATCATGGTATGTGGTGGAATATTTCTCACTCATAAAAGGTTACAAACCATTGCAACAAGTGTGGAATTACCAAGGTAAACCTATTGTGGTGGTGGCTGATGCTTATGGAAATGTTTTGAACCAAAATGCACTGCGCCCGATCATTCTGTGGGGCATAGAAGTCTTCCCATTCGATTATGCTACCATCTCATATTTTGTTTCTCAACAATGGAAATGGTTTTGGCCCGCAGCATTTAAAATTCATCCTCCTATTCAAACATGGGTCACG